One window of the Ramlibacter henchirensis genome contains the following:
- a CDS encoding SRPBCC family protein, translating into MLQKVVRSTIIDAPIERVWAVLRDFNSHDRWHDVVDKSRIEGAESSSQVGCVRNFTLNDGNHIREQLLALSDSEYKSTYCIVQATVPLQRYVATVTLKPVTDGNRTFWHWESSFATPPGRESELRDMVATEVYEAGFENLRRHLRADGDSRVVRPGAAGGPAASRNLPSRLVRASRAGGPEVLEIARGEVPPPGPGEVRIQQRAVGVNFIDVYLRRGWLPGLMPLPGTPGMEAAGVVVDVGAGVQAFSVGDRVAYMSSYPGSYCSVRNVPAQHVVRLPASVDEEVAAALLLKGVTADYLLRDLGRVGPGTRLLVHAAAGGVGLLLCAWSRRLGATVLGTVSSEAKARTAREHGCQQVIVTRDYRFADAVRRECGGADLIIDGLGEAAREENLAALAPCGHWVSLGQASGPLQPIDPEALVRKSATFSRPVVFDYVARPGLLAERAQRVWDALEQRVLRPPLIERFPLDAAARAHERLESRASMGALVLIP; encoded by the coding sequence ATGCTGCAGAAGGTCGTCCGCTCCACCATCATCGACGCGCCGATCGAGCGCGTGTGGGCGGTGCTGCGCGACTTCAACAGCCACGACCGGTGGCATGACGTCGTCGACAAGAGCCGCATCGAAGGCGCAGAGTCGTCGAGCCAGGTAGGCTGCGTTCGCAACTTCACGCTCAACGACGGCAACCACATCCGCGAGCAGCTGCTGGCGCTTTCGGACAGCGAATACAAGTCGACTTACTGCATCGTGCAGGCCACGGTGCCGCTGCAGCGGTACGTCGCCACCGTCACCCTCAAGCCGGTGACCGACGGCAATCGCACCTTCTGGCACTGGGAATCCAGCTTTGCCACGCCGCCGGGCCGGGAGAGCGAGCTGCGGGACATGGTCGCGACCGAGGTGTACGAGGCGGGTTTCGAGAACCTGCGCCGGCACTTGCGGGCGGATGGGGACTCGCGGGTCGTGCGCCCCGGCGCCGCGGGCGGCCCGGCCGCTTCCCGCAACCTGCCGTCCCGTCTGGTGCGGGCCAGCCGCGCGGGAGGACCCGAGGTGCTGGAGATCGCGCGCGGCGAGGTGCCTCCGCCCGGGCCGGGCGAGGTTCGCATCCAGCAGCGCGCGGTGGGCGTGAACTTCATCGACGTCTACCTGCGCCGCGGCTGGTTGCCCGGGCTGATGCCGCTGCCCGGCACGCCGGGCATGGAGGCCGCGGGCGTGGTGGTCGACGTCGGCGCGGGCGTGCAGGCGTTCTCGGTGGGCGACCGCGTGGCCTACATGAGTTCGTACCCGGGCTCGTATTGCAGCGTGCGCAATGTTCCGGCGCAGCACGTGGTGCGGCTGCCGGCCTCGGTCGACGAAGAAGTGGCGGCGGCGCTGCTGCTCAAGGGCGTGACGGCCGACTACCTGCTGCGCGACCTGGGCCGGGTGGGCCCCGGCACTCGGCTGCTGGTGCATGCGGCGGCCGGCGGCGTCGGCCTGCTGCTGTGCGCGTGGTCGCGGCGGCTGGGTGCGACGGTGCTCGGCACCGTGTCCAGCGAAGCCAAAGCGCGCACGGCGCGCGAGCACGGCTGCCAGCAGGTGATCGTCACGCGTGATTACCGCTTCGCCGACGCGGTTCGGCGCGAATGCGGCGGCGCCGACCTGATCATCGATGGCCTGGGCGAAGCGGCGCGCGAAGAGAACCTCGCAGCCCTGGCGCCCTGCGGCCACTGGGTGAGCCTGGGCCAGGCCAGCGGCCCGCTGCAGCCGATCGACCCGGAGGCGCTGGTGCGCAAGTCGGCCACGTTCTCGCGGCCGGTGGTGTTCGACTACGTTGCCCGGCCCGGGCTGCTGGCCGAGAGGGCGCAGCGCGTGTGGGATGCGCTCGAGCAGCGCGTGCTGCGTCCGCCGCTCATCGAACGCTTTCCGCTCGATGCGGC